Proteins from a genomic interval of Candidatus Cloacimonas sp.:
- the rpsJ gene encoding 30S ribosomal protein S10: MNKRDNRIRIKLKAYDHRLLDKSVAEIVKSTRNPGAKIVGPIPLPTDRSIYTVLRSPHADKKSQDQFQMLVHKRLIDIVNPTQQTTNALKQLSLPAGVHVEIKANTRS; the protein is encoded by the coding sequence GTGAATAAACGCGATAATCGTATCCGTATCAAATTAAAGGCATACGACCATCGTCTTTTGGATAAATCAGTAGCTGAAATAGTAAAATCCACTCGCAATCCAGGAGCGAAAATTGTCGGTCCCATTCCTTTGCCTACAGATCGTTCCATTTATACTGTATTGCGTAGCCCGCATGCTGATAAAAAGAGTCAGGATCAATTTCAGATGCTGGTTCACAAGCGTTTAATTGATATCGTTAATCCTACCCAGCAAACCACAAATGCTCTTAAGCAATTAAGTTTGCCTGCAGGTGTTCATGTAGAAATCAAAGCGAACACAAGGAGCTGA